In Dolichospermum flos-aquae CCAP 1403/13F, the following proteins share a genomic window:
- a CDS encoding Rieske 2Fe-2S domain-containing protein: MQSEFNFFQNWYPLIPIEDINPQRPTPLTLLGMRLVVWKPTNSETYRVFLDQCPHRLAPLSEGRIEDKTGNLMCSYHGWEFNENGICQRVHQAENPEIIAKNQDNFCVISFPVRQQQEILWVWPDQKTAAIAENTPLPLSPQIDAEKGFVWSNYIRDLEYDWQTLVENVADPSHVPFAHHGVQGNREKAQPIPINIVKSTIDLIEVDIARGLPTTITFEPPCRLEYAISLGNTGKKLGLVVYCIPVSPGKSRIVAQFPRNFAKTLHRIIPRWWNHINERHLVLDGDMIFLQQQEYYLQQKQLTQSWKTAYKLPTNADRLVIEFRNWFDKYCQSKLPWQEIGINGSEPTTINENRAEVLDRYKQHTQHCSSCRTAVKNLERLQIGLLAYFVIVISGVALLPDHWRLQLGLPLIITALLGVGVSAWLKFSFIPKFYFVDYIHAEK; this comes from the coding sequence ATGCAATCTGAATTCAATTTTTTTCAAAACTGGTATCCTCTCATACCAATCGAAGATATTAATCCCCAGCGTCCAACACCTCTAACGCTACTGGGAATGCGCTTGGTGGTTTGGAAACCTACTAACTCAGAAACCTATCGAGTATTTTTAGATCAATGTCCCCACCGTCTCGCACCATTAAGCGAAGGTAGAATCGAAGATAAAACAGGTAACTTAATGTGTAGTTATCACGGTTGGGAATTTAATGAAAATGGTATTTGTCAGCGCGTTCACCAAGCAGAAAACCCAGAAATTATCGCTAAAAATCAAGATAATTTTTGTGTTATTTCCTTTCCAGTGCGTCAACAACAGGAAATACTTTGGGTGTGGCCAGATCAAAAAACAGCAGCAATAGCTGAAAATACACCTTTACCTTTATCACCCCAAATAGACGCAGAAAAAGGATTTGTTTGGTCGAATTATATTCGAGATTTAGAATATGATTGGCAAACATTAGTAGAAAATGTAGCAGATCCTAGTCATGTCCCTTTTGCTCATCATGGAGTCCAAGGTAATAGAGAAAAAGCTCAACCTATACCTATTAACATAGTTAAATCAACCATTGATTTAATTGAAGTAGATATTGCGAGAGGTTTACCCACGACAATTACATTTGAACCACCTTGTAGATTAGAATATGCAATTAGTCTTGGTAATACAGGAAAGAAACTAGGTTTAGTTGTTTATTGTATTCCCGTATCTCCTGGTAAATCGAGAATTGTTGCTCAATTTCCCCGCAACTTTGCTAAAACCCTACATCGGATTATCCCCCGTTGGTGGAATCATATTAATGAGAGACATCTAGTATTAGATGGAGATATGATTTTTCTGCAACAACAAGAATACTATTTACAACAAAAACAATTAACCCAAAGTTGGAAAACAGCTTATAAATTACCCACAAATGCTGATAGATTAGTAATTGAATTTCGCAATTGGTTTGATAAATATTGTCAAAGTAAATTACCTTGGCAAGAAATAGGAATTAATGGTAGTGAACCTACAACTATTAATGAAAATCGGGCTGAAGTTCTCGATAGATATAAACAACATACCCAGCATTGTAGTAGTTGTCGAACCGCAGTTAAAAATCTAGAAAGGTTGCAAATAGGACTTTTAGCATATTTTGTAATTGTTATATCTGGAGTGGCTTTATTACCTGATCATTGGCGGTTACAGCTAGGTTTACCATTAATAATTACCGCACTTTTAGGAGTAGGAGTTTCTGCGTGGTTGAAATTTTCATTCATTCCTAAATTCTACTTTGTAGATTACATCCACGCAGAGAAATAA
- a CDS encoding ABC transporter substrate-binding protein, with product MSKFHPNPYIVGKPIEDPERFFGREDLFGTINDSLQGNAQIILLYGQRRIGKSSVLKQIPKKLSTDEFVFVDFDFLPTVKLSNSEILHSIATKIKDKLETNDKILTHFAKNVETNLESFSRYFLPEVYKHLGTKKLVLLWDEFDVLTERDPGLDEDSRNFCDYIIKLLEKNNNLFIIPVVGRHISKLPKLSSLLGKAPNIEIGLLDKNHTKELIVKPAERFSIYEEEAIEEIFNLSAGHPFVTQCICSAIYNLARDRYNQKNVLPQSINGHDVESIVDKAIILAEAGLDGSWGGLTTEQQVIFAAAAEARNIAIQENEPPQLMLLRSHGIATEYLKKADEQLHKYGFLDNNRVKVEFVRRWLVKSHQLKEEISNLETVKQENVNKLLSVADDLREHDDTRAVQTYELALKLNPNNFKTVTSLADEYLKIEELNKACEYYKQAYQFYSFIGNINKQESVLQPLLTVAEKYSKAENFEQALEIYRLADEIDRESSKDGFLQTIENYVHKLIMAEELIKATEQCQSGLEIDPNRIFFKQRLKEIEARESNTNLNVAAKPLNKKPSTIMLKWLNRSSILRASLGLAGIVVIGAGISQVFRTCPTGERKELGVFCVVDNSRISRGDRTFSPETTNIPRDKGIQALKKGDYPQAANLFKQAIKAKQNDPEVLIYYNNALARQQGSPFTLAVVVPLDKDQDDRNDAQEILRGVAQAQNKFNSNKGLNGRLLEIVIANDSNTEKAKEVAQSLIKDSSILGVIGHNSSDDTKAALPEYAKAKLAVISPTSTSILLNNPVFFRAVYSDESAGKTLAEYTYKILKLKKAVVFGNPNSPYSNSIREVFTNQFEKLGSEVVHKPLIDLTAPTFDAEKEVAKSVYSNKAEAALLFPDTRSTKIALKIAIETTKRNETLKSKNPPRPELKMLAGDTLYNNETLTSGGKNVEGLIIAIPWFRETPQAQSFAKKAEQQWGGGISWRTATSFDATQALIKALSNNPSRSTVLGRLENVSLSANETSGDPLKFTPEREREGQSILLQIKGGKFMPIDSVKP from the coding sequence ATGTCTAAATTCCATCCAAATCCTTACATAGTAGGTAAACCAATTGAAGATCCAGAAAGATTTTTTGGACGCGAAGATTTGTTTGGTACTATTAATGATAGTCTTCAAGGAAATGCACAAATAATTTTATTATATGGTCAACGAAGGATTGGCAAATCATCTGTACTCAAACAAATTCCTAAAAAATTGAGTACAGATGAATTTGTTTTTGTTGATTTTGATTTTCTACCCACAGTAAAATTGTCTAATTCGGAAATTTTACATTCAATTGCAACTAAAATTAAAGATAAACTAGAAACAAACGATAAAATTTTAACCCATTTTGCGAAGAATGTAGAAACCAATCTTGAAAGTTTTTCTCGTTATTTTCTACCAGAAGTTTATAAACATTTAGGTACTAAAAAATTGGTTCTGCTGTGGGATGAATTTGATGTTTTGACTGAAAGAGATCCTGGATTAGATGAAGATAGTAGGAATTTTTGTGATTATATTATAAAGCTATTGGAAAAAAATAATAACTTATTTATTATCCCTGTCGTGGGAAGACACATCTCAAAATTGCCAAAATTAAGTTCTTTATTAGGGAAAGCACCAAATATAGAAATTGGTTTATTGGATAAAAATCATACTAAAGAATTAATTGTTAAACCCGCTGAGAGATTTTCAATATATGAAGAAGAAGCAATAGAAGAAATTTTCAATTTATCCGCAGGACATCCTTTTGTTACCCAGTGTATATGTTCTGCCATTTATAATCTAGCACGCGATCGCTATAATCAAAAAAATGTGCTTCCCCAGAGTATAAATGGTCATGATGTTGAAAGTATCGTAGATAAAGCAATTATATTAGCTGAAGCTGGTTTAGATGGGTCCTGGGGGGGATTAACTACTGAGCAGCAAGTTATTTTTGCAGCAGCAGCAGAGGCTCGAAATATAGCTATTCAAGAAAATGAACCTCCCCAGCTAATGCTATTAAGAAGCCATGGAATAGCAACAGAATATTTGAAAAAAGCAGACGAACAATTACATAAATATGGTTTTTTAGATAATAACAGGGTTAAGGTAGAATTTGTCCGTCGTTGGTTGGTGAAAAGTCATCAGCTAAAAGAGGAAATTAGCAATTTAGAGACAGTTAAACAAGAAAATGTTAATAAGCTCTTGTCAGTAGCAGATGATTTGCGAGAACATGATGATACACGGGCAGTGCAAACTTATGAACTGGCTTTAAAGCTTAATCCTAATAACTTTAAAACTGTAACATCTTTGGCTGACGAATATTTAAAGATTGAAGAACTTAATAAAGCCTGTGAATATTACAAACAAGCCTATCAATTCTATTCTTTTATCGGAAATATAAATAAACAAGAGTCTGTTTTACAGCCTTTATTAACTGTAGCTGAAAAATACTCAAAGGCAGAAAATTTTGAGCAAGCCTTGGAAATTTACAGACTAGCTGACGAAATTGATAGAGAAAGTAGCAAAGATGGTTTTTTACAGACAATAGAAAATTATGTCCATAAATTGATAATGGCAGAAGAATTGATTAAAGCAACAGAACAATGTCAATCAGGGTTAGAAATTGATCCAAACAGAATATTTTTTAAACAAAGATTAAAAGAAATTGAAGCCCGTGAGTCTAACACTAATCTTAACGTTGCAGCTAAACCTTTAAATAAAAAACCTTCTACAATCATGCTCAAATGGCTCAATCGTAGTTCAATACTCAGAGCATCTCTAGGATTAGCTGGAATTGTAGTTATTGGTGCAGGGATTTCTCAAGTTTTCAGAACTTGTCCAACAGGTGAAAGAAAGGAATTAGGTGTTTTTTGTGTAGTAGATAATAGTAGAATTAGTCGAGGCGATCGCACTTTTTCCCCTGAAACTACTAATATCCCCCGTGACAAAGGTATTCAAGCCCTTAAAAAAGGTGATTATCCACAAGCTGCTAATCTATTTAAACAAGCTATCAAAGCCAAACAAAATGACCCAGAAGTGCTTATTTATTATAATAATGCCCTAGCTCGTCAACAAGGTTCTCCGTTTACATTAGCAGTAGTTGTGCCGTTAGATAAAGACCAAGATGATAGAAATGATGCCCAAGAAATATTACGTGGGGTAGCCCAAGCACAAAACAAATTTAATAGTAATAAGGGCTTAAACGGCAGATTACTAGAGATTGTGATTGCTAATGATAGCAACACAGAAAAGGCTAAAGAAGTAGCACAATCGCTTATCAAAGATTCTTCAATACTGGGAGTAATTGGTCATAATTCTAGTGATGATACCAAGGCTGCATTACCAGAATATGCAAAGGCAAAATTGGCGGTTATTTCGCCCACTAGCACTAGCATTTTACTAAATAATCCAGTTTTCTTTAGAGCAGTTTATTCTGATGAAAGTGCGGGAAAAACACTTGCTGAATACACTTATAAAATTCTGAAATTGAAAAAAGCAGTAGTCTTTGGCAATCCCAATAGTCCATATAGTAACAGCATCAGAGAGGTATTCACAAATCAATTTGAAAAACTAGGCAGTGAGGTGGTTCATAAACCCCTAATTGATTTAACTGCTCCTACATTTGATGCAGAGAAAGAAGTTGCTAAAAGCGTCTATAGTAATAAAGCAGAAGCAGCATTGTTGTTTCCAGATACACGAAGCACTAAGATTGCTCTCAAGATTGCTATAGAAACTACCAAAAGAAACGAAACACTCAAAAGCAAAAATCCACCAAGACCAGAATTAAAAATGTTAGCTGGAGATACTCTTTATAATAATGAAACCTTAACCAGCGGTGGGAAAAATGTAGAGGGTTTAATTATTGCAATACCCTGGTTTAGAGAAACACCACAAGCTCAATCTTTTGCCAAAAAAGCAGAGCAGCAGTGGGGAGGAGGTATTAGTTGGCGAACTGCGACCAGCTTTGATGCAACCCAGGCTTTGATTAAAGCCTTATCTAATAATCCATCTCGTAGTACAGTATTAGGAAGACTGGAAAATGTCAGTCTTTCCGCAAATGAAACTTCGGGCGATCCTCTCAAGTTTACACCAGAAAGGGAGCGTGAAGGTCAATCTATTCTTTTACAAATTAAAGGGGGTAAATTTATGCCAATTGATTCAGTAAAGCCATGA
- a CDS encoding ABC transporter substrate-binding protein codes for MINSPKFRQNPYIIGRPVNRELFFGRESLFSSIQNNIQDNRNIILLHGQRRIGKSSVMKNIPDKCNDLNKSVFVAFNLQSYSQESLSTILADLAKEIVSELDDKNIKVPEIIELESDSEIFSNEFLPRVYKLLENKNKENLVLLLDEFDALMNGNNSGKQVCEYLSSLTKSNKKLFLILIFLTESLVDKEKQKEAFKFKIIKMFKPSSELEIVPLDEESTKKLIINPAKDILEYEEDAIKEILDLSAGHPYFTQAICFSIFGKAREENKWTVSSEDVKLIINKAIELAEAGLTWFWEGFSILEKVVFAAIAEAQENSNDYVELIKKYRPETENKLITETTQSLRNNGFLDEIKEKVKIEFVRLWIIQRHPLSEEIHELDKIEQKKSPSNSNIIPDSNTVESDSTLESDINLHQSSEVNIPDIRAKSNLIILTAIASVVFIISSIIVASISRGSKDCEPGKRKELGVFCVGDNSIINSRISRGDRTLFPEINNIFRDKGIQAFQQGNYPEATTLFQQAVKANRYDPEVLIYYNNSLARQQGSPLTLAVVVPLDKSTITDTAKEILRGVAQTQNQFNKNKGLNGRLLEIVIANDSNTEKAKEVAQELIKDSSILGVIGHISSDATKMALPEYEKAKLAVISPTSTSILLNNPVFFRAVSSDESAGKKLAEYTYKSLKLKKAVIFANPTNSYSNSIREIFTNQFEKLGGEVVHKPLIDVTTPTFDAEKEVAKSVYGDKAEAALLFPDTQSTEIALNVAKEITKINETLRTQNPPRRELKMLGGDNLYQGEILNSGGKNVEGLIIAVPWFRETSQAQFFAKKSDKQWGGAISWRTATSFDATWALIKALSNNPSRSTVLEGLANVSLSPNETSGYPLQFTPERERNGQSILLQIKGRKFTIIPNN; via the coding sequence ATGATTAATTCTCCTAAGTTTAGACAGAATCCCTATATTATTGGTCGTCCCGTTAACCGTGAGTTGTTTTTTGGGAGAGAAAGCCTATTTTCGTCTATTCAAAATAATATTCAAGACAATCGAAATATCATCTTGTTACATGGTCAGCGACGCATTGGTAAATCATCTGTCATGAAGAATATTCCTGATAAATGTAATGATTTGAATAAGTCTGTTTTTGTTGCATTTAATTTACAATCCTATAGTCAAGAATCCCTGAGTACAATTTTAGCAGATTTAGCTAAGGAGATAGTTAGTGAGTTGGATGATAAAAATATTAAAGTCCCAGAAATTATAGAGTTAGAATCAGATTCTGAAATTTTTTCTAATGAATTTTTACCGCGAGTATATAAATTATTAGAAAACAAAAATAAGGAAAATTTAGTATTGCTACTTGATGAATTTGATGCTTTAATGAATGGTAATAATTCAGGAAAGCAGGTTTGTGAATATTTATCTTCTCTTACTAAGAGTAATAAAAAATTATTTTTAATTTTAATTTTCCTAACAGAATCATTAGTAGATAAAGAAAAGCAAAAAGAGGCATTTAAATTTAAAATAATTAAGATGTTTAAGCCTAGTTCAGAACTAGAAATTGTGCCATTGGATGAAGAAAGTACAAAAAAATTAATTATTAACCCAGCAAAAGATATCCTTGAATATGAAGAAGATGCGATCAAAGAAATTCTTGATCTATCAGCAGGACACCCTTACTTTACCCAAGCGATATGTTTTAGTATTTTTGGGAAAGCGCGAGAGGAGAATAAGTGGACAGTTAGTAGTGAAGATGTAAAACTCATTATTAACAAAGCAATTGAATTAGCTGAGGCTGGTTTAACATGGTTTTGGGAAGGATTTTCGATTTTAGAAAAAGTTGTGTTTGCAGCGATAGCAGAAGCGCAAGAAAATTCAAATGATTATGTTGAATTAATAAAAAAATATAGACCTGAAACAGAAAATAAATTAATTACAGAAACAACACAAAGTCTCAGAAATAATGGGTTTTTAGATGAAATAAAAGAGAAAGTCAAAATAGAATTTGTCCGGCTCTGGATCATACAACGTCACCCACTCAGCGAAGAAATTCATGAGTTAGATAAAATTGAGCAAAAAAAAAGTCCTAGTAATAGTAATATAATTCCAGATTCAAACACTGTTGAGAGCGATTCTACACTTGAGAGTGATATTAATTTACATCAATCAAGTGAAGTTAATATTCCAGATATTCGTGCAAAATCCAATTTGATTATTTTAACTGCAATAGCATCTGTTGTTTTTATTATTTCTAGTATTATAGTAGCTAGTATTTCTCGCGGATCTAAAGACTGCGAACCAGGTAAACGAAAGGAATTAGGTGTTTTTTGTGTAGGAGACAATAGTATAATTAATAGTAGAATTAGTCGAGGCGATCGCACTTTATTCCCTGAGATTAATAATATCTTTCGTGATAAAGGCATTCAAGCCTTCCAACAAGGTAATTATCCAGAAGCAACTACATTATTTCAACAAGCTGTAAAAGCTAATCGTTATGATCCAGAAGTGCTAATTTATTATAATAATTCCCTGGCTCGTCAACAAGGTTCTCCGCTTACATTAGCAGTGGTTGTACCATTGGATAAAAGCACGATTACTGATACTGCTAAAGAAATATTACGTGGAGTAGCCCAAACACAAAACCAATTTAATAAAAATAAAGGCTTAAACGGCAGATTACTAGAAATTGTGATTGCTAATGACAGCAATACAGAAAAAGCCAAAGAAGTAGCACAAGAACTCATCAAAGATTCTTCAATACTGGGAGTCATTGGACATATTTCTAGTGATGCTACTAAGATGGCATTACCAGAATATGAAAAAGCCAAATTAGCAGTTATTTCCCCTACTAGCACTAGCATTTTATTGAACAATCCAGTTTTCTTCAGAGCAGTTTCTTCTGATGAAAGTGCCGGTAAAAAACTTGCTGAATATACTTATAAAAGTCTGAAATTAAAAAAAGCAGTAATTTTTGCTAACCCAACTAACTCATATAGTAATAGTATCAGAGAGATATTTACAAATCAATTTGAGAAACTAGGGGGTGAGGTGGTTCATAAACCCCTAATTGATGTAACTACCCCTACATTTGATGCAGAGAAAGAAGTTGCTAAAAGTGTCTATGGTGATAAAGCAGAAGCAGCGTTGTTGTTTCCAGATACACAAAGCACTGAGATTGCTCTCAATGTTGCGAAAGAAATTACCAAAATAAACGAAACACTTAGAACTCAAAATCCACCAAGACGAGAATTAAAAATGTTAGGTGGAGATAATCTTTATCAGGGTGAAATCTTAAACAGTGGAGGGAAAAATGTAGAGGGTTTAATCATTGCAGTACCCTGGTTTAGAGAAACATCACAAGCTCAATTTTTTGCCAAAAAATCAGATAAGCAGTGGGGAGGAGCTATTAGTTGGCGAACTGCAACTAGCTTTGATGCAACTTGGGCTTTGATTAAAGCTTTATCTAATAATCCATCTCGTAGTACAGTATTAGAAGGATTGGCAAATGTCAGTCTTTCCCCAAATGAAACATCAGGCTATCCACTCCAGTTTACACCAGAAAGGGAGCGAAACGGTCAATCTATTCTTTTACAAATTAAGGGGCGTAAATTTACTATAATTCCCAATAATTAA
- a CDS encoding MoaD/ThiS family protein: MSQSIAVTVKLFAVYQEAFDVSELVLDFPDGTPVQAVCDRLISEHPKLSKWREITRFGVNLQFVAPDTILQNGDEVVLIPPVNGG, from the coding sequence ATGTCCCAATCTATCGCTGTCACCGTTAAGTTATTTGCTGTTTATCAAGAAGCTTTTGATGTGTCCGAACTAGTGTTAGATTTTCCTGATGGTACACCAGTTCAAGCGGTGTGCGATCGCCTAATTTCCGAACACCCAAAATTAAGCAAATGGCGAGAAATAACCCGCTTTGGCGTGAATTTACAATTTGTTGCACCAGATACTATTCTCCAAAATGGTGATGAGGTGGTTTTAATTCCCCCAGTCAATGGTGGTTAA
- a CDS encoding ATP-binding protein: protein MSPNPFFPGKPVPPESFIGRTSEINYAFDQIHNRSHFAIWGGPGMGKSSFLQKLASEETWQEYGLDPSQGIAVILDCQSLTPFTSSGFWREALNLLHNKLVGEPQLQAEIKPLLEKLATNDSLRQALRKLGKQDKFLVLLVDNFDAALVTNDQYTETEMETFLAQCRSLAVHAEESQYLSMIVASLQRLSELGPKFNPNASPWYNHYLFQSLKLFTTKDLVQLLNSIRPPTLRGAIMNIIGGHPMLVQTAGFFLDRELQRGSNADINSFAENFERDTQQIFQTIWYRCNLKEQELLMLIGLLDMEDHIKEIKFKLSGISRILTQHERSLSKLEEQGVITSSSSEIGKFYAFTSLLMKKWVIQEILQTPEQSIRGREKELMNLISHKQVEQVKKVVTWLGENPEKVKSFLDWIAKVVPVFPG from the coding sequence ATGTCTCCCAATCCTTTTTTTCCTGGAAAACCAGTTCCCCCAGAAAGTTTCATAGGACGGACATCAGAAATTAACTATGCTTTTGACCAAATCCATAACCGCAGCCATTTCGCCATTTGGGGTGGTCCAGGAATGGGTAAGTCTTCATTTTTGCAGAAATTGGCTTCTGAGGAAACATGGCAAGAATATGGATTAGATCCATCTCAAGGTATCGCTGTCATCCTAGATTGTCAAAGTCTCACTCCCTTCACTTCTAGTGGTTTTTGGCGAGAAGCTTTAAATCTGCTGCACAATAAATTAGTCGGTGAACCACAACTACAAGCTGAAATCAAGCCATTACTTGAAAAACTGGCGACAAATGATAGTCTGCGCCAAGCATTACGGAAATTGGGTAAACAAGATAAGTTTTTAGTATTGTTGGTAGATAATTTTGATGCAGCATTGGTAACAAACGATCAGTACACGGAAACAGAAATGGAAACATTTTTAGCTCAGTGTCGTAGTTTGGCGGTTCATGCGGAAGAAAGTCAATATCTCTCCATGATTGTGGCTTCACTCCAACGCCTCAGTGAATTAGGTCCCAAATTTAACCCCAATGCTTCTCCTTGGTACAATCACTATTTGTTTCAATCTCTGAAATTGTTTACTACTAAGGATTTAGTTCAACTATTAAATAGTATTAGACCACCCACACTACGGGGTGCAATCATGAATATCATCGGTGGACATCCAATGTTAGTCCAAACTGCTGGGTTTTTCCTAGATAGAGAACTACAGCGTGGGAGTAATGCTGATATTAACTCATTTGCTGAGAATTTTGAAAGAGATACTCAACAGATTTTTCAGACAATTTGGTATAGATGCAATCTCAAAGAACAAGAGTTGTTAATGCTGATAGGTTTATTAGATATGGAAGATCATATAAAGGAAATAAAATTTAAATTAAGTGGCATTAGTCGCATTCTTACACAACATGAACGATCTTTAAGCAAGTTGGAAGAACAGGGTGTAATTACTTCCAGTTCTTCAGAAATCGGAAAGTTTTACGCCTTCACTTCATTACTTATGAAAAAATGGGTGATTCAGGAGATTTTGCAGACTCCAGAACAATCAATCAGAGGTAGAGAAAAAGAACTTATGAATCTGATTAGTCATAAACAAGTAGAGCAAGTTAAAAAAGTAGTTACTTGGTTAGGGGAAAATCCAGAAAAAGTAAAATCTTTCCTAGATTGGATTGCAAAGGTAGTACCAGTATTTCCTGGATAG
- a CDS encoding ATP-dependent Clp protease proteolytic subunit — MPIGVPKVPYRMPGGQYTDWISIYDRLYRERIIFLGRDVDDEIANQIIAVMLYLDSDDPGKDIYLYINSPGGMVTSGLAIYDTMQHIKSDVVTICVGLAASMGSFLLAAGTKGKRMALPHSRIMIHQPSGGTRGQASDIEIEAREILRIRSQLNQIYADNTTQPLSKIEKDMDRDFFMSAQEAKEYGLIDRVIEERI; from the coding sequence ATGCCTATAGGCGTGCCTAAAGTTCCTTACCGGATGCCCGGTGGACAATATACAGATTGGATTAGCATTTATGACCGTCTTTATCGGGAAAGAATTATTTTCCTGGGAAGAGATGTGGATGACGAAATTGCTAACCAAATTATTGCTGTCATGCTGTATCTGGATTCCGATGATCCTGGGAAGGATATTTATTTATATATCAATTCCCCCGGTGGGATGGTGACATCTGGTTTGGCAATTTATGACACCATGCAACACATTAAGTCTGATGTGGTGACAATCTGTGTCGGTTTGGCTGCTTCTATGGGATCTTTCCTGTTGGCTGCGGGGACAAAGGGTAAACGCATGGCCTTACCTCACTCCCGGATTATGATTCACCAACCTTCTGGGGGAACTCGCGGACAAGCTTCTGATATCGAAATCGAAGCTAGAGAAATTCTGCGAATTCGGAGTCAGTTAAATCAAATTTATGCTGATAATACTACTCAACCTTTAAGCAAGATTGAAAAAGACATGGATCGTGACTTTTTTATGTCTGCTCAAGAGGCTAAGGAATACGGTTTAATTGATCGTGTGATTGAAGAACGTATTTAA
- a CDS encoding J domain-containing protein gives MDLEDYYRILGLRSGVSFADVKASYRRLVQQYHPDINPDDLKAKDKFIAVTEAYKFLQTVLPPEEIKPRTNEVKTDVSSAREVQTQPAASKTTVISHPPNLEDIEQRLKWKTYEQLQRFLQERRFPQAIALAEALMARLPADAEVRQWLAIAYQIWGRVLITEKQLPKARIYLKKALKTDPYNKALWNEVQQDFQRLELKL, from the coding sequence ATGGATCTTGAAGATTATTACCGGATATTGGGTTTAAGGTCGGGAGTTTCTTTTGCTGATGTTAAAGCGTCCTATCGCCGATTGGTACAGCAATATCATCCTGATATCAACCCAGATGATCTCAAAGCGAAAGATAAGTTTATTGCGGTGACTGAGGCTTATAAGTTTCTCCAAACGGTTTTACCACCGGAGGAAATTAAGCCTCGGACTAATGAGGTGAAAACTGATGTTTCTAGTGCTAGAGAAGTGCAAACTCAACCAGCAGCATCAAAAACAACGGTTATATCTCATCCACCCAATTTAGAGGATATAGAACAACGGTTAAAGTGGAAGACTTATGAGCAGTTACAGCGATTTTTACAGGAAAGACGTTTTCCCCAGGCGATCGCTCTAGCAGAGGCTTTAATGGCGCGTTTACCAGCAGATGCGGAGGTGCGTCAATGGTTAGCGATCGCTTATCAAATCTGGGGACGAGTGTTAATTACGGAAAAACAACTCCCAAAAGCCAGAATTTATCTGAAAAAAGCCTTAAAAACTGACCCATACAATAAAGCTTTATGGAATGAAGTTCAGCAGGATTTTCAACGTTTGGAATTGAAACTTTAG